A single window of Colletes latitarsis isolate SP2378_abdomen chromosome 11, iyColLati1, whole genome shotgun sequence DNA harbors:
- the Nsun5 gene encoding nop2/Sun-like domain containing protein 5, with product MHGGFIHSVKVPRLYKSSAKVVRDIREKGGSLKSLIYEKKHPNVSGMYALSLNTLNKEEQLNFLLTETGILTKEPRLDPWLAKVLITELLWGKKALKTDCKPAQTILAYQKQLQQALFKLEVLPSPNTTVRKPRYVRVNTLLLSVENAISCFQDEGWSLLPECPNYMAHLAVVKTLTKPKFIQDFHIPELFVFPPDTSFHNHYGYQNGEIILQDKASCIPTQLLNPVPGSVVLDMCAAPGMKTTHLAMLMKNKGKIYAVELMEQRYETLCEQVKITNSTCVEIRNDDSMIIEAVDYPGVEYILVDPSCSGSGMAERQLVKDAKCSPQRLKQLQAVQVFLLRHALLNFPNVKRVVYSTCSIYPEENEQVIDEIIKDVRNAYTLVSIKDMFGENWNNYSSKKYKCSDKCLYANFESDMCNGFFVAVFERNFNVPLPTYNKRNGSQPIKKEPSDEMNQLDTVDSKKVGETRKRKKRGKKNTANKLQNNSKEESGLDGSSNSIQFLGEVQTNDKENNDEPPLKKKHVRKNKKQLNEEPHRANRKEVEVQKTKKQ from the exons ATGCATGGCGGATTCATACACTCTGTTAAAGTCCCGAGACTTTATAAATCTTCTGCTAAGGTCGTTCGAGACATCCGCGAGAAAGGTGGCAGTCTCAAATCGTTAATTTACGAAAAAAAACATCCT AATGTGTCTGGGATGTACGCCTTGTCCCTCAACACATTAAACAAAGAGGAgcaattaaattttcttttaactGAAACCGGTATATTAACGAAAGAGCCACGTTTGGATCCATGGTTAGCAAAAGTTCTTATAACCGAATTGCTCTGGGGAAAAAAAGCCTTGAAAACCGATTGCAAACCTGCTCAAACCATACTTGCGTATCAGAAACAACTACAGCAGGCATTGTTCAAATTAGAAGTATTACCATCGCCTAACACAACAG TTCGAAAGCCAAGATACGTTCGTGTCAACACTTTATTGCTATCGGTAGAAAACGCAATATCTTGTTTTCAAGACGAGGGATGGTCACTTCTGCCGGAATGTCCGAATTATATGGCCCATCTTGCAGTCGTAAAAACTTTAACGAAGCCGAAGTTCATTCAAGATTTCCATATTCCTGAGTTATTTGTTTTTCCACCTGATACTAGTTTTCACAATCATTATGGGTACCAAAATGGAGAAATTATTTTACAAGACAAG GCCAGTTGCATTCCAACGCAATTGTTAAATCCAGTACCTGGATCTGTAGTATTGGACATGTGTGCAGCTCCAGGAATGAAAACAACGCATTTAGCTATGCTTATGAAGAATAAGGG GAAAATTTATGCGGTAGAGCTCATGGAACAGAGATACGAGACTTTGTGTGAACAAGTAAAAATAACAAACTCCACTTGCGTGGAAATTCGTAACGACGACTCGATGATTATCGAGGCGGTTGATTATCCCGGCGTGGAATATATCCTAGTTGATCCAAGTTGTTCTGGCTCAg GTATGGCGGAAAGACAGTTGGTTAAAGACGCAAAATGTTCACCGCAGCGCCTCAAACAATTGCAAGCAGTTCAAGTATTTCTTTTGCGACATGCACTTTTAAATTTCCCAAACGTAAAAAGAGTTGTTTATAGTACATGCTCCATTTATCCAGAAGAAAACGAGCAAGTTATAGATGAAATTATCAAAGACGTTAGAAATGCTTATACGCTCGTATCTATTAAGGACATGTTCGGTGAAAATTGGAACAATTACAGCTCGAAGAAATATAAATGTTCGGACAAGTGTCTTTACGCTAACTTTGAATCAGATATGTGCAACGGTTTCTTTGTCGCGGTGTTCGAACGGAACTTTAATGTACCTTTGCCGACGTACAACAAGCGCAACGGAAGTCAACCAATAAAGAAAGAACCGTCGGATGAGATGAATCAATTGGACACCGTGGATTcgaaaaaagtaggcgaaacacGGAAACGGAAGAAGCGTGGTAAAAAGAATACCGCgaataaattgcaaaataattcCAAGGAAGAAAGTGGTTTGGACGGGTCCTCCAATTCGATTCAGTTCCTCGGCGAAGTTCAAACCAACGATAAGGAAAACAACGACGAACCGCCGTTAAAGAAAAAACACGTTCGCAAGAATAAGAAACAATTAAACGAAGAACCGCATAGAGCTAACCGAAAAGAAGTTGAAGTACAAAAAACGAAGAAGCAGTGA
- the Marf gene encoding mitochondrial assembly regulatory factor isoform X1: MAAYINRTMSMIGGDSHLRSTDIRSDNSPLQIFVKAKKKINDIFVEIDDYVQDTVGFMKSLQSERDIVTIEEAQKIASYVDKVRAIRDVLKRDHMKVAFFGRTSNGKSTVINAMLHDKILPSGIGHTTNCFLQVEGSDNGEAYLITEGSTEKQPVQSVGQLGHALCKEKLCESHLVRIFWPKEKCLLLRDDVVFVDSPGVDVTPNLDDWIDKHCLDADVFVLVANAESTLMVTEKNFFHKVSTKLSKPNIFILNNRWDASASEPEFFEQLVKEQKEVRAQHQERAVDFLARELKVYTPKDAEERVFFISAKETLQARMQEQRGQPAHNGALAEGFQNRYFEFQDFERKFEECISKSAVKTKFEQHSQRGKHISTEIRQTLDEILDRTQNMKKEQVRVKREIHDKLNFTEQQLMLLTQEMKNKIHHMVEDVEQRVSKALSEEIHRLSVLIDEFSVPFHTDPLVLNVYKRELHTHVENGLGSNLRARLSTALAMNIENSQRDMTERMATLLPENKKQVSLNILPRREPFEIFYRLNCDNLCADFHEDLEFRFSWGITAIINRFAGRQNNKLAMANYPQDIPPAIMSPTESVDSIKFVSGTPNFPSRSDDWSLASKIAIASITSQGTMGGLIVAGFMLKTIGWRLIAATGAIYGALYLYERLTWTNKAKEREFKRQYVSHATKKLKLIVDLTSANCSHQVQQELSSTFARLCHLVDETTSEMDTDLKQIANTIRILEEATSSAKVLRNKANYLTNELDLFDAAYLKSLN; this comes from the exons ATGGCTGCCTACATCAATCGTACAATGTCCATGATTGGAGGAGACAGCCACTTGAGATCGACAGATATAAGATCCGATAATTCTCCCCTTCAGATTTTCGTTAAAGCCAAGAAGAAGATCAACGACATCTTTGTGGAAATAGACGACTATGTGCAGGATACTGTGGGATTTATgaaat CGTTGCAAAGTGAACGCGATATAGTTACGATCGAAGAAGCGCAGAAAATCGCAAGCTATGTCGATAAAGTGCGGGCGATTAGGGATGTGCTTAAGCGGGATCACATGAAAGTTGCGTTTTTTGGAAG GACTAGCAACGGAAAGAGTACAGTTATCAATGCAATGTTACACGATAAGATTTTACCGAGTGGCATAGGACATACGACAAATTGTTTTTTACAAGTTGAAGGATCAGATAATGGAGAGGCGTACCTCATCACCGAAGGATCGACTGAAAAACAACCTGTTCAATCAGTTGGTCAATTAGGTCATGCTCTTTGCAAAGAAAAATTATGTGAAAGTCACTTAGTAAGAATATTTTGGCCAAAAGAAAAATGTTTATTATTGCGAGATGATGTAGTATTTGTTGACAGTCCCGGAGTGGACGTAACACCCAACCTAGATGACTGGATTGACAAACACTGCTTGGACGCAGATGTATTTGTTTTAGTAGCCAATGCTGAATCTACTTTAATGGTTACC gaaaaaaattttttccataAAGTGTCTACGAAATTGTCCAAACCTAATATTTTTATTCTGAATAATCGATGGGACGCTTCTGCTTCAGAACCAGAATTCTTCGAGCAG CTGGTCAAAGAGCAAAAGGAG GTGAGGGCGCAGCATCAAGAGCGCGCCGTCGATTTCTTAGCAAGGGAATTGAAAGTTTACACTCCGAAAGACGCCGAGGAACGCGTTTTCTTTATTTCGGCGAAAGAGACACTCCAAGCTCGAATGCAAGAACAACGTGGCCAGCCCGCTcata ATGGTGCGCTAGCAGAAGGATTCCAAAATCGTTACTTCGAATTTCAAGATTTCGAACGAAAATTCGAGGAATGTATCTCAAAGTCTGCTGTGAAAACGAAGTTCGAGCAGCATTCACAACGTGGGAAACACATTTCCAC GGAAATTCGACAAACGTTAGACGAAATATTAGATAGAACGCAAAACATGAAAAAAGAACAAGTACGCGTTAAAAGGGAGATCCATGACAAATTAAATTTCACGGAACAACAATTAATGCTGTTGACCCAAGAAATGAAGAATAAAATACACCACATGGTGGAGGATGTAGAACAGAGAGTATCTAAGGCTCTGAGCGAAGAAATTCACAGACTGTCTGTACTGATTGACGAGTTCAGTGTTCCATTTCATACCGATCCATTAGTTCTAAATGTATATAAGCGGGAACTTCACACGCACGTCGAAAACGGCTTAG GTTCTAACTTGAGAGCAAGACTCAGTACCGCATTGGCGATGAATATAGAAAATTCGCAAAGAGACATGACGGAAAGAATGGCAACCTTATTGccagaaaataaaaaacaagTGTCATTGAACATTTTACCAAGAAGGGAACCGTTCGAGATTTTCTACAGATTAAATTGCGATAATTTGTGCGCGGATTTCCATGAAGATTTAGAGTTTCGATTCTCTTGGGGCATTACGGCTATAATTAATAGGTTTGCAGGAAGGCAAAATAACAAATTAGCTATGGCTAATTATCCACAAGAT ATACCGCCTGCTATAATGTCTCCCACGGAAAGCGTTGATTCTATAAAATTCGTATCCGGTACCCCAAACTTTCCATCGAGATCAGACGATTGGTCATTAGCTTCTAAAATTGCAATAGCGTCTATAACGTCTCAGGGTACAATGGGGGGTCTAATAGTTGCTGGTTTC ATGTTGAAAACGATCGGTTGGAGACTTATAGCTGCAACCGGTGCTATATACGGTGCTTTGTATCTTTACGAGCGATTAACGTGGACTAATAAAGCTAAGGAACGTGAATTTAAACGTCAATACGTATCTCATGCGacgaaaaaattgaaattaattgtaGATCTCACGTCTGCGAATTGTAGTCATCAAGTACAACA AGAGCTATCTAGTACCTTTGCACGTCTGTGCCATTTAGTGGACGAAACAACGTCCGAAATGGATACCGACCTAAAGCAAATTGCAAATACAATACGAATACTCGAGGAAGCAACTAGTAGCGCTAAAGTATTACGAAATAAGGCAAACTATTTAACGAACGAGCTCGATCTGTTCGATGCGGCATATTTAAAGTCATTAAACTAA
- the LOC143348150 gene encoding uncharacterized protein LOC143348150: MSKNVFRAIMLEEMCRAMQELQTDSMDDEQALKTGNARTKGDKIRQDPLPTREKQKSDKTNSSLHLLKPYTKDKKMDTFEERNEQTIPTKDNFHIELGTNTSNINNAQLETIAKGGKVQTVVDQNVMQEMNELKEVYSTQDIPIKDKKMIERIQKDLLNERKRTEELEKKLESLTCSINCLKEDSEQKAACLKGALEMAEEQTKFAMDLVKRSKDQTDIIETDRNELLSEIAKLQQQMVEATHANTTLTQERDTLKNRLESLTEDEFKRY; the protein is encoded by the exons ATGTCGAAGAATGTATTTCGTGCGATAATGCTAGAAGAAATGTGCCGTGCAATGCAAGAAC TTCAGACAGATTCAATGGACGATGAGCAAGCATTAAAAACTGGCAATGCTCGCACGAAAGGCGATAAAATTAGGCAAGATCCTCTACCGACTAGAGAGAAACAAAAATCTGATAAAACGAACTCAAGTTTACACCTACTTAAACCTTACACTAAAGATAAGAAAATGGATACATTTGAAGAGAGGAATGAACAAACTATTCCTACAAAAGATAATTTTCACATTGAATTAGGTACAAATACTTCAAACATAAATAATGCACAACTCGAAACAATAGCAAAAGGAGGAAAAGTTCAAACTGTAGTAGATCAAAATGTTATGCAAGAAATGAACGAATTAAAAGAGGTTTACAGCACTCAAGATATTCCTATCAAGGACAAGAAAATGATTGAAAGAATTCAAAAG GATCTTTTAAACGAAAGGAAACGCACAGAAGAACTTGAAAAGAAATTAGAATCGTTAACTTGCAGCATAAATTGTCTAAAAGAAGACAGCGAGCAAAAAGCAGCTTGTTTAAAAGGTGCGTTAGAAATGGCCGAGGAACAAACTAAATTTGCAATGGATTTGGTGAAACGATCAAAAGATCAAACGGATATAATTGAAACAGATAGaaatgagctattaagcgaaaTCGCGAAATTACAA cAACAGATGGTCGAAGCTACACACGCGAATACAACGTTGACGCAAGAGCGGGATACTTTAAAAAACAGATTGGAATCCTTGACGGAAGATGAATTTAaacg ATATTAA
- the Coa8 gene encoding cytochrome c oxidase assembly factor 8 isoform X1 — MARACTYTQLKLCNNVIRSFSTKTSSNLKTDTIGPPDPISNLRPVKFARRKNESHFEEEYRKAREDTQLWNQNFWTKHNTSFIEERKQFQELLKSHGKTSFTADDMSVFYKYFLDKNWKSHFDYNIMWYKKNIKLLILEFKLHYFINEIGVPKLRITLRQGQKQWKMFYTLQQEIVLYAERC, encoded by the exons ATGGCTCGGGCATGTACTTACACGCAATTGAAGCTTTGTAACAATGTAATTCGGTCGTTCAGCACA aAAACATCCTCTAACCTAAAAACTGATACAATCGGACCACCCGATCCGATTTCAAATTTGAGACCAGTAAAGTTTGCGAGGCGCAAAAATGAGTCTCACTTCGAAGAGGAGTACAGGAAAGCGAGGGAGGATACTCAATTGTGGAAtcaaaatttttggacgaaacacAATACCAGCTTCATAGAG GAACGCAAGCAATTTCAAGAGCTCCTGAAATCGCACGGAAAGACGTCGTTCACTGCGGATGACATGTCTGTATTTTACAAATACTTCTTGGACAAAAACTGGAAAAGTCACTTTGATTATAACATTATGTGGTACAAGAAAAACATTAAGTTACTGATTCTCGAGTTTAAG CTACATTATTTTATCAACGAAATTGGAGTCCCGAAATTGCGTATAACATTACGACAAGGACAGAAACAATGGAAAATGTTTTACACATTACAGCAAGAAATTGTACTTTATGCAGAACGATGCTGA
- the LOC143348548 gene encoding translocon-associated protein subunit gamma, translating into MSGKSKAFTKEEELLLQDFSRNVSTKSSALFYGNAFIVSAIPIWLFWRIHLIDIYANLISFVLVTLTSTYALALAYKNTKFVLKHKIAVKREDAVTKEMSRKLVEDKKMSKKEKDERILWKKNEVADYEATTFSIFYNNALFLALVIVSSFYILKTFTPAVNYIFSVGATSALLALLSTGSQ; encoded by the exons ATGTCAGGAAAGTCGAAAGCGTTTACGAAGGAGGAGGAGCTGCTTCTCCAGGACTTCTCGCGAAACGTATCAACTAAATCCTCGGCGTTGTTCTACGGCAACGCTTTCATCGTCTCCGCGATTCCCATCT GGCTTTTCTGGAGGATTCACCTGATCGACATATACGCAAACTTGATTTCCTTTGTTTTAGTCACGTTAACCAGTACGTACGCTCTAGCGCTCGCGTATAAAAATACCAAATTTGTCCTGAAACACAAG ATCGCAGTAAAGAGAGAGGATGCTGTAACAAAGGAAATGAGCAGAAAATTGGTGGAAGATAAGAAGATGAGCAAAAAAGAAAAGGACGAAAG GATTCTGTGGAAGAAAAATGAGGTGGCCGATTACGAAGCAACAACCTTCTCTATCTTCTACAATAATGCCTTGTTCTTAGCGCTTGTAATTGTGTCTTCGTTCTACATTCTAAAGACATTCACTCCAGCCGTTAATTATATATTCTCCGTCGGTGCGACGAGCGCGCTTCTAGCACTGTTATCGACTGGTTCTCAATAA
- the Coa8 gene encoding cytochrome c oxidase assembly factor 8 isoform X3, which translates to MARACTYTQLKLCNNVIRSFSTKTSSNLKTDTIGPPDPISNLRPVKFARRKNESHFEEEYRKAREDTQLWNQNFWTKHNTSFIEERKQFQELLKSHGKTSFTADDMSVFYKYFLDKNWKSHFDYNIMWYKKNIKLLILEFKQEIVLYAERC; encoded by the exons ATGGCTCGGGCATGTACTTACACGCAATTGAAGCTTTGTAACAATGTAATTCGGTCGTTCAGCACA aAAACATCCTCTAACCTAAAAACTGATACAATCGGACCACCCGATCCGATTTCAAATTTGAGACCAGTAAAGTTTGCGAGGCGCAAAAATGAGTCTCACTTCGAAGAGGAGTACAGGAAAGCGAGGGAGGATACTCAATTGTGGAAtcaaaatttttggacgaaacacAATACCAGCTTCATAGAG GAACGCAAGCAATTTCAAGAGCTCCTGAAATCGCACGGAAAGACGTCGTTCACTGCGGATGACATGTCTGTATTTTACAAATACTTCTTGGACAAAAACTGGAAAAGTCACTTTGATTATAACATTATGTGGTACAAGAAAAACATTAAGTTACTGATTCTCGAGTTTAAG CAAGAAATTGTACTTTATGCAGAACGATGCTGA
- the Coa8 gene encoding cytochrome c oxidase assembly factor 8 isoform X2, which yields MARACTYTQLKLCNNVIRSFSTKTSSNLKTDTIGPPDPISNLRPVKFARRKNESHFEEEYRKAREDTQLWNQNFWTKHNTSFIEERKQFQELLKSHGKTSFTADDMSVFYKYFLDKNWKSHFDYNIMWYKKNIKLLILEFKVLLLDDNMFCTSNNSVICRRVAC from the exons ATGGCTCGGGCATGTACTTACACGCAATTGAAGCTTTGTAACAATGTAATTCGGTCGTTCAGCACA aAAACATCCTCTAACCTAAAAACTGATACAATCGGACCACCCGATCCGATTTCAAATTTGAGACCAGTAAAGTTTGCGAGGCGCAAAAATGAGTCTCACTTCGAAGAGGAGTACAGGAAAGCGAGGGAGGATACTCAATTGTGGAAtcaaaatttttggacgaaacacAATACCAGCTTCATAGAG GAACGCAAGCAATTTCAAGAGCTCCTGAAATCGCACGGAAAGACGTCGTTCACTGCGGATGACATGTCTGTATTTTACAAATACTTCTTGGACAAAAACTGGAAAAGTCACTTTGATTATAACATTATGTGGTACAAGAAAAACATTAAGTTACTGATTCTCGAGTTTAAG GTGCTACTACTTGACGATAACATGTTTTGTACTTCTAATAATTCTGTAATCTGCAGACGCGTTGcgtgttaa
- the Marf gene encoding mitochondrial assembly regulatory factor isoform X2: MAAYINRTMSMIGGDSHLRSTDIRSDNSPLQIFVKAKKKINDIFVEIDDYVQDTVGFMKSLQSERDIVTIEEAQKIASYVDKVRAIRDVLKRDHMKVAFFGRTSNGKSTVINAMLHDKILPSGIGHTTNCFLQVEGSDNGEAYLITEGSTEKQPVQSVGQLGHALCKEKLCESHLVRIFWPKEKCLLLRDDVVFVDSPGVDVTPNLDDWIDKHCLDADVFVLVANAESTLMVTEKNFFHKVSTKLSKPNIFILNNRWDASASEPEFFEQVRAQHQERAVDFLARELKVYTPKDAEERVFFISAKETLQARMQEQRGQPAHNGALAEGFQNRYFEFQDFERKFEECISKSAVKTKFEQHSQRGKHISTEIRQTLDEILDRTQNMKKEQVRVKREIHDKLNFTEQQLMLLTQEMKNKIHHMVEDVEQRVSKALSEEIHRLSVLIDEFSVPFHTDPLVLNVYKRELHTHVENGLGSNLRARLSTALAMNIENSQRDMTERMATLLPENKKQVSLNILPRREPFEIFYRLNCDNLCADFHEDLEFRFSWGITAIINRFAGRQNNKLAMANYPQDIPPAIMSPTESVDSIKFVSGTPNFPSRSDDWSLASKIAIASITSQGTMGGLIVAGFMLKTIGWRLIAATGAIYGALYLYERLTWTNKAKEREFKRQYVSHATKKLKLIVDLTSANCSHQVQQELSSTFARLCHLVDETTSEMDTDLKQIANTIRILEEATSSAKVLRNKANYLTNELDLFDAAYLKSLN; encoded by the exons ATGGCTGCCTACATCAATCGTACAATGTCCATGATTGGAGGAGACAGCCACTTGAGATCGACAGATATAAGATCCGATAATTCTCCCCTTCAGATTTTCGTTAAAGCCAAGAAGAAGATCAACGACATCTTTGTGGAAATAGACGACTATGTGCAGGATACTGTGGGATTTATgaaat CGTTGCAAAGTGAACGCGATATAGTTACGATCGAAGAAGCGCAGAAAATCGCAAGCTATGTCGATAAAGTGCGGGCGATTAGGGATGTGCTTAAGCGGGATCACATGAAAGTTGCGTTTTTTGGAAG GACTAGCAACGGAAAGAGTACAGTTATCAATGCAATGTTACACGATAAGATTTTACCGAGTGGCATAGGACATACGACAAATTGTTTTTTACAAGTTGAAGGATCAGATAATGGAGAGGCGTACCTCATCACCGAAGGATCGACTGAAAAACAACCTGTTCAATCAGTTGGTCAATTAGGTCATGCTCTTTGCAAAGAAAAATTATGTGAAAGTCACTTAGTAAGAATATTTTGGCCAAAAGAAAAATGTTTATTATTGCGAGATGATGTAGTATTTGTTGACAGTCCCGGAGTGGACGTAACACCCAACCTAGATGACTGGATTGACAAACACTGCTTGGACGCAGATGTATTTGTTTTAGTAGCCAATGCTGAATCTACTTTAATGGTTACC gaaaaaaattttttccataAAGTGTCTACGAAATTGTCCAAACCTAATATTTTTATTCTGAATAATCGATGGGACGCTTCTGCTTCAGAACCAGAATTCTTCGAGCAG GTGAGGGCGCAGCATCAAGAGCGCGCCGTCGATTTCTTAGCAAGGGAATTGAAAGTTTACACTCCGAAAGACGCCGAGGAACGCGTTTTCTTTATTTCGGCGAAAGAGACACTCCAAGCTCGAATGCAAGAACAACGTGGCCAGCCCGCTcata ATGGTGCGCTAGCAGAAGGATTCCAAAATCGTTACTTCGAATTTCAAGATTTCGAACGAAAATTCGAGGAATGTATCTCAAAGTCTGCTGTGAAAACGAAGTTCGAGCAGCATTCACAACGTGGGAAACACATTTCCAC GGAAATTCGACAAACGTTAGACGAAATATTAGATAGAACGCAAAACATGAAAAAAGAACAAGTACGCGTTAAAAGGGAGATCCATGACAAATTAAATTTCACGGAACAACAATTAATGCTGTTGACCCAAGAAATGAAGAATAAAATACACCACATGGTGGAGGATGTAGAACAGAGAGTATCTAAGGCTCTGAGCGAAGAAATTCACAGACTGTCTGTACTGATTGACGAGTTCAGTGTTCCATTTCATACCGATCCATTAGTTCTAAATGTATATAAGCGGGAACTTCACACGCACGTCGAAAACGGCTTAG GTTCTAACTTGAGAGCAAGACTCAGTACCGCATTGGCGATGAATATAGAAAATTCGCAAAGAGACATGACGGAAAGAATGGCAACCTTATTGccagaaaataaaaaacaagTGTCATTGAACATTTTACCAAGAAGGGAACCGTTCGAGATTTTCTACAGATTAAATTGCGATAATTTGTGCGCGGATTTCCATGAAGATTTAGAGTTTCGATTCTCTTGGGGCATTACGGCTATAATTAATAGGTTTGCAGGAAGGCAAAATAACAAATTAGCTATGGCTAATTATCCACAAGAT ATACCGCCTGCTATAATGTCTCCCACGGAAAGCGTTGATTCTATAAAATTCGTATCCGGTACCCCAAACTTTCCATCGAGATCAGACGATTGGTCATTAGCTTCTAAAATTGCAATAGCGTCTATAACGTCTCAGGGTACAATGGGGGGTCTAATAGTTGCTGGTTTC ATGTTGAAAACGATCGGTTGGAGACTTATAGCTGCAACCGGTGCTATATACGGTGCTTTGTATCTTTACGAGCGATTAACGTGGACTAATAAAGCTAAGGAACGTGAATTTAAACGTCAATACGTATCTCATGCGacgaaaaaattgaaattaattgtaGATCTCACGTCTGCGAATTGTAGTCATCAAGTACAACA AGAGCTATCTAGTACCTTTGCACGTCTGTGCCATTTAGTGGACGAAACAACGTCCGAAATGGATACCGACCTAAAGCAAATTGCAAATACAATACGAATACTCGAGGAAGCAACTAGTAGCGCTAAAGTATTACGAAATAAGGCAAACTATTTAACGAACGAGCTCGATCTGTTCGATGCGGCATATTTAAAGTCATTAAACTAA